A segment of the Sander lucioperca isolate FBNREF2018 chromosome 7, SLUC_FBN_1.2, whole genome shotgun sequence genome:
TTTCTTTTATACATGCCTCGAAGCAGGAGGTTCACGGGTAACATCACTACTGCAAGGTGGTGCGTGCTTTAAGCACACTTAAATGCATTTGTAGTGTTCCCAGGGCACTTGCCCACGCAGACAATCAAAAAGGGCTTTTATGAAATAGCAGGTAAATATTCACTTAAATTAAAACTTCATCTATAAATAATCTAGGCCCCATGATGTTCACCGTTGCATATGAAATGAATCATACTCCTTAGGCTTCCCGAGGGTAATTGGTGCCATCGATTGCACCCATATCCCCATTTCTACATCGCTGGGGGAGAATGAAGGCGATTTCATTAATCGCAAATCATACCACAGCATCAACATTCAGGTAAATCATAAAGAACAGGCTACACATGTTTGGTCATACTGGTAAAGGAGGAGTCCTTCTAATTCACATTGATGTTTCCCTCACGTTAATGCTGTTATGTGGATGGACTTTTAACACAAGATGCTTTTGCAGATGACTTGTGACCATAAATGTCTGGTTACCAGCATTGAGGCAAAGTGGCCTGGGTCTGTCCATGACTCCCGGATCTTCAGGGAGTCTGCACTGTGCCACAGATTAGAGTAAGGTATGGCAATTGCAATTAATATGTTGCATTTTGTAATACGGATAATGCTAATATCAATTTTCATCTTCAGGGCTCTTTAGTGGAGTGCTGGTAGGGGACCGAGGGTACGCCTGCCAGCCCTTTCTGATGACCCCCTATCCTGACCCGAACACAGGGCCACAGAATGCTTATAATGTGGCACTCAGCAGAACAAGGGTCAGGATCGAAATGACCTTTGACATAATCAAAGCACGCTTCAACTGCCTGCGTGGCCTTTGAGTGGCCCCAGACTGGGCTTGTCAAATTGTGACAGCCTGTGTCGTGCTCTACAATGTGGCCACAATAAGAAAGAAGAGAGCCCCACCTGTCTGAAGCAACCCCCAGATGTGTTAGACCCCCTCACCCTTGACTACCCTACTGGCAGGGCCGTGAGAGAGGCTATAACAGAGAAGTTTTTTGTTTAAGGGGagactaaaacatgtttttttttacaattcagTTGGGCTATTTTGGTTCCATAGCATTTGAGCTATACAGATTTTCTTTAATAGCTGTTGCCACCACATTCTGATTAATGGAGTGGTAAAAAGGAGATATCCAAAGTGCCCAGTGTAAAAACTTTGGATTCTAATATGTTGACAAAATGAAACAAGGATTGTCATTCAGTCTTATTCCAATGTTCTGATTTACATCctggaaatgtatgcaaatgtaATCATATTTTACAACTTAATGCATCATTTGCTCatttaaacatacatttacagGAAACTAGTAATGAAAACAATAGTTGACCTAATATTAGTTATCAACTGGGGAGGTTTCATGTTGATATGTTATCCCTATTCACTGGGGTGTCTTCCCCTTAACCCCttctgttgtccttgggtcgatttgacccattttctgaTCATTTCCATATCAgtaatttgggtttctttcaaccaaaacatttcaaacaaaaaacaacatgtaTGGTACCATACAATGCTCTTCATACGTTAAATAAATTATcatttcactactttcattgaatttggatgttttattcacTTATATAGCTGTTTCAAAACACAATAAATATGATATCGAAAGAACAAATGGTGAAAACCCCCACAAAAGACTCAAAGGCACAACAAAAAACTTTgggaaaagccacaaaaaaattgttaaaagaCCAAAACGTAGAAAAAAGTACAAGAAATCCATCCTAATGTGTTGTCCCTTTCCTAGGAACACAGAAAAAGAATGTCAGTGTAACTGTAAgttttgtcatttatacattcagTTATGTACTACCTTCTTCTCATGTTCCAGCGTTTCTATCTCCAgtgtgttttttaattaaaagccTCTTGTACTCTATATCGAGCTCCAGGGTTGTTTTATTTAGGGCCCTCACATTGTCTGCTCCAAcctgaaacaaataaaagaacattGTCCCTTTGCAAGGCACACTTGGAGGAGGTTGAAGGTGTCCATTTGACTACTGTGTTTCAAGGTCCATTGCTTACCACCTCTCTTTGTCTTGGCCTTGAAGTGGTGGCCCTAAGCTCAGGGGGTGGAATAAGTTTTTATTCCTGTTCCTGTTGAGTTTAACACCATAGC
Coding sequences within it:
- the LOC116065938 gene encoding LOW QUALITY PROTEIN: putative nuclease HARBI1 (The sequence of the model RefSeq protein was modified relative to this genomic sequence to represent the inferred CDS: inserted 1 base in 1 codon; substituted 3 bases at 3 genomic stop codons) — its product is MFFSVLTVFCTTGTFMYSVGDADNLSKNTICRAIRKVVMANXTHLNAFVVFPGHLPTQTIKKGFYEIAGFPRVIGAIDCTHIPISTSLGENEGDFINRKSYHSINIQMTCDHKCLVTSIEAKWPGSVHDSRIFRESALCHRLEXGLFSGVLVGDRGYACQPFLMTPYPDPNTGPQNAYNVALSRTRVRIEMTFDIIKARFNCLRGLXVAPDWACQIVTACVVLYNVATIRKKRAPPXLKQPPDVLDPLTLDYPTGRAVREAITEKFFV